From the genome of Colletotrichum higginsianum IMI 349063 chromosome 4, whole genome shotgun sequence, one region includes:
- a CDS encoding Subtilase: MKPSAILLGLVAAASGSSFHRNYERNDYYVLELDSRSSPDQVANRLGLRYEGTLGSLDEHHLFSARKVAHDIVKPALQERKLRKRSMGGFDVLDGVGLAQKQYLRRPMEKRVPPRTHGPSNYVRQEQPDPKMVAQMNDLMQTLGIADPIFNEQWHLLNTIQPGHDINVAGVWKQGITGKNATVAIVDDGLDMYSDDLKPNYYAAGSYDFNDHREEPKPTLSDDKHGTRCAGEVSAARNNICGVGVAYESKIAGIRILSKLISDADEAVAMTYDYQHNDIYSCSWGPPDDGRSMDAPGILIKRAMLKGIQQGRGGKGSIYVFASGNGAANDDNCNFDGYTNSIYSITVGAIDRKGQHPYYSEKCSAQLVVTYSSGSGDAIHTTDVGQNACYNGHGGTSAAAPLGAGVYALVLDTRPDLTWRDMQWLAMDTAVPIDEANGEWMPTKIGKKFSHTYGYGKIDALKMVEAAKTWKNVKPQAWYYSPWIHVNKDIPQGKDGIAVSVDVTADALKQANLERVEHVTVTMNVNHTRRGDLSVDLVSPDGVTSHLSVTRKMDSANAGYVDWTFMSVAHWGESGIGKWTVIVKDSKENEHKGTFVDWHLKLWGESLDASKATLLPMPTEGDDNDHALVATTTLPAAVTTMTHPPENTAPASNPTDHPERPTKVKPSGGEGATATETGKPTDTQETQPAATTSSASNWVSWLPSFGKAGVWVYGAIGLIAVFCSALGIWFFIRKRRNSKPRDNYEFELLNEDEAEGLNGEKRTRGRELYDAFAGDDEDDEDETGAYHDSRERSREGSGDRETDRLTEK, translated from the exons ATGAAGCCTTCCGCCattcttcttggccttgtcgccgccgccagtgGCTCATCCTTTCACCGAAACTACGAAAGAAACGACTACTATGTTCTCGAGCTGGATTCGCGTTCATCCCCCGATCAGGTCGCAAACCGCTTGGGCCTGAGGTACGAGGGTACACTTGGCAGTCTGGATGAGCACCACCTCTTCTCCGCCAGGAAGGTTGCGCACGACATCGTCAAGCCTGCCCTGCAGGAGCGCAAGTTGAGGAAACGCTCCATGGGTGGattcgacgtcctcgacggcgtgggTCTGGCGCAGAAGCAGTACCTTCGACGGCCCATGGAAAAGAGGGTTCCTCCGCGCACACATGGTCCCTCCAATTATGTTCGCCAGGAGCAACCGGATCCCAAGATGGTCGCCCAGATGAACGACTTAATGCAGACGCTCGGAATCGCCGATCCCATCTTCAACGAGCAGTGGCACCTGCTCAACACCATTCAGCCGGGCCACGACATCAACGTCGCCGGTGTTTGGAAGCAGGGTATCACTGGCAAGAACGCAACCGTTGCTattgtcgacgacgggctcgaTATGTACAGCGACGACTTGAAGCCCAACTACTACGCCGCCGGCTCCTACGACTTTAACGACCACCGGGAAGAGCCCAAACCCACTCTGAGCGACGACAAGCACGGCACCCGTTGCGCTGGTGAAGTATCCGCGGCGAGGAACAACATCTGCGGTGTTGGCGTGGCTTACGAATCCAAGATCGCTGGCATTCGTATCCTCAGCAAACTCATCTCCGATGCCGATGAGGCTGTTGCCATGACCTACGACTACCAGCACAATGACATCTACTCTTGCTCTTGGGGCCCCCCCGATGACGGTCGATCAATGGACGCTCCCGGTATCCTGATCAAGCGCGCCATGCTCAAGGGTATCCAGCAGGGCCGTGGTGGCAAGGGATCCATCTACGTTTTCGCCAGCGGTaacggcgccgccaacgacgacaatTGCAACTTTGACGGCTACACCAACTCCATCTACAGTATCACCGTCGGTGCCATCGACAGGAAGGGCCAGCACCCGTACTACTCGGAGAAGTGCTCTGCCCAACTGGTCGTCACTtacagcagcggcagcggagACGCCATC CACACTACTGACGTTGGCCAAAACGCCTGCTACAACGGCCACGGAGGCACTtctgctgccgccccctTGGGCGCTGGTGTGTACGCTTTGGTCCTCGACACGCGCCCCGACTTGACCTGGAGAGACATGCAATGGCTCGCCATGGACACTGCCGTTCCCATCGACGAAGCCAATGGCGAATGGATGCCGACCAAGATTGGAAAGAAGTTTAGCCACACGTATGGCTACGGCAAGATCGATGCGCTCAAGATGGTCGAGGCAGCCAAGACATGGAAGAATGTGAAGCCGCAGGCGTGGTACTATTCGCCCTGGATCCACGTCAACAAGGACATCCCGCAGGGCAAGGATGGTATCGCGGTCAGCGTCGACGTGACTGCCGATGCGCTGAAGCAGGCCAATCTCGAGAGGGTTGAGCATGTGACAGTCACCATGAACGTGAACCACACACGCAGAGGTGATTTGAGTGTTGACTTGGTCAGTCCCGACGGTGTTACCAGCCATCTGTCTGTCACCCGCAAGATGGACTCAGCCAACGCTGGTTACGTTGACTGGACCTTTATGAGCGTTGCCCATTG GGGCGAGTCTGGTATCGGCAAGTGGACAGTCATTGTCAAGGACTCGAAGGAAAACGAGCACAAGGGCACGTTCGTCGACTGGCATCTGAAGCTCTGGGGCGAGTCCCTGGATGCGAGCAAAGCGACGCTTCTTCCCATGCCGACGGAAGGGGACGACAATGACCACGCTCTTGTTGCAACGACGACACTGCCGGCTGCCGTCACGACGATGACGCATCCTCCCGAGAACACAGCGCCGGCTTCTAATCCCACGGACCACCCTGAGCGTCCCACCAAGGTTAAGCCCAGTGGAGGCGAGGGGGCAACGGCCACGGAGACAGGCAAGCCGACAGACACTCAAGAGACGCAGCCTGCGGCCACGACAAGCAGCGCGTCCAACTGGGTGTCCTGGCTGCCATCTTTTGGCAAGGCTGGAGTGTGGGTCTACGGGGCCATTGGCCTCATTGCCGTGTTCTGCTCTGCTCTTGGGATCTGGTTCTTCATTCGGAAGCGTCGCAATAGCAAGCCCCGGGACAACTACGAATTTGAGCTGCTTAACGAGGACGAAGCCGAGGGTCTGAACGGCGAGAAGCGTACGCGGGGCCGTGAGCTCTACGACGCGTTTgccggggacgacgaggacgacgaggacgagacggGCGCATACCACGACAGCCGGGAGCGCTCAAGAGAGGGGAGCGGCGACCGAGAGACGGACAGGTTAACCGAAAAATAA
- a CDS encoding PX domain-containing protein → MAVIDQHQDDFSNVSWNTDEHTAAESSSSVTATEFDDTERNGHNAYESDAPGSDGQEVLDCVVSEPLKENDGSKDTFVSYLITTNTTFPSFQRSQTTVRRRFTDFVFLYKALSRDYPTAAVPPLPDKQRMEYVSGNRFGPDFTNRRAHSLQRFLNRLSLHPVLRRADILHIFLESPDWNATMRSRSVRGSTSSDTGSSGVFDNLTDSFLNAFTKAHKHDKRFLEVRERSDKLDEDLAHIEKVVARVARRENDIELDFKDLAEQFQKLITLEPGVENEVRHFANSIEDTAMGLRKLKDVTDGDYLGSLRDMQAYSTALKSLLKAREQKQVDYEQLTEYLNKNTVDRDQLQSGQGSSGLSGASGRLMRKLEDVRGVDHEQARRDRQRKLEMNIDKLTTEAERAKKTSEMFDDEVVKEVADFERIKRVEFKKQLGGLADSQIEFYDEVTEIWEGYVKAMEKEGVSGTRSTGVEPPGRRLAD, encoded by the exons ATGGCGGTCATCGACCAACACCAAGATGACTTCTCTAATGTGTCCTGGAACACCGATGAGCACACTGCCGCTGAGAGCTCGAGTTCAGTGACGGCGACCGAATTTGATGACACCGAGAGGAACGGACATAATGCCTACGAAAGCGATGCACCCGGGAGTGACGGCCAAGAGGTGCTAGACTGCGTCGTCTCCGAGCCTTTGAAGGAAAACGACGGCTCCAAAGATACCTTTGTCTCGTACCTGATCACCACTAAT ACGACATTTCCCTCCTTCCAGAGATCGCAAACAACAGTCCGCCGGCGGTTTACAGACTTTGTCTTCTTGTATAAGGCGCTGAGCAGAGACTACCCGACCGCCGCAgtccctcccctccctgaCAAGCAGCGAATGGAATATGTTAGTGGCAATCGCTTCGGCCCGGACTTCACCAACCGTCGAGCGCATTCGCTCCAGCGCTTCCTTAACCGCCTTTCCCTCCATCCTGTCCTTCGTCGAGCCGATATCCTCCACATTTTCCTTGAGAGCCCGGACTGGAATGCCACGATGCGCAGCCGCAGCGTCAGGGGATCCACGAGCAGCGATACCGGAAGCAGCGGCGTGTTCGACAACCTCACCGACAGCTTCCTCAACGCCTTTACCAAGGCTCACAAGCACGACAAGCGGTTCCTCGAGGTCAGAGAACGAAgcgacaagctcgacgaAGACTTGGCCCATATCGAAAAGGTGGTAGCACGAGTGGCCAGACGAGAGAACGACATCGAGCTGGACTTTAAGGACCTGGCTGAGCAGTTCCAAAAACTTATCACGCTTGAGCCTGGCGTCGAGAACGAAGTCCGACATTTCGCCAACTCAATCGAGGACACGGCCATGGGCCTCCGCAAGCTCAAGGACGTCACGGACGGGGACTACCTCGGTAGTCTCCGGGACATGCAGGCCTACAGCACAGCATTGAAGAGCCTCTTGAAGGCTCGCGAGCAGAAGCAGGTGGACTACGAGCAGCTCACGGAGTATCTTAACAAGAACACTGTCGACAGAGACCAGCTTCAGTCGGGCCAAGGCTCGAGCGGCCTGTCGGGTGCCAGCGGAAGACTGATGCgcaagctcgaggacgtGCGCGGAGTCGACCACGAGCAGGCTCGCCGCGATCGACAAAGAAAACTGGAGATGAACATTGACAAGCTCACCACGGAAGCGGAGCGGGCCAAGAAGACGAGTGAGATGtttgacgacgaggtggtcAAAGAGGTGGCCGACTTTGAGCGAATCAAGCGGGTCGAGTTCAAGAAGCAGCTCGGCGGTCTTGCTGACTCCCAAATTGAGTTCTACGACGAGGTGACTGAGATCTGGGAGGGATACGTCAAggcgatggagaaggagggtgTTTCGGGCACGCGTAGCACTGGTGTTGAGCCTCCAGGCCGGCGCCTTGCGGACTAG